The proteins below come from a single Diadema setosum chromosome 21, eeDiaSeto1, whole genome shotgun sequence genomic window:
- the LOC140244596 gene encoding mannose-6-phosphate isomerase-like: MGTHPKGPSSVSSSAHVGMLLSDWIAKQPECLGSKVRAKFGDQLPFLFKVLSVNKSLSIQAHPNKAHAEQLHAERPDKYPDPNHKPEMALALTPFEGMNGFRPVKQIDAFLDTVPELRAVVGEEAASELKAALIASGGEGKTEECRTALRKCFSAIMTRDVSEMTAQLDTLIKRLQAEEAAGKDLTQNNGALVLRLQGQFPGDVGCFVSYLFNHVVLEPGQAMFLGPNEPHAYLSGNCMECMACSDNVVRAGLTPKFKDIPTLCDMLTYLPSTPPERVFPSKTDPSDPTLTIYDPPVPDFAVARIKVPAEQTSYTLRVEDSASIVIVIEGDGAVMHPSLGDGQSLPVCKGSVLFLSANQTLSFTLQSGLLAFRAFCPLD, translated from the exons ATGGGAACGCATCCCAAGGGCCCGTCGTCGGTGAGCAGCTCAGCACACGTTGGCATGCTCCTCAGTGACTGGATCGCCAAGCAGCCGGAGTGTCTGGGGTCGAAGGTCAGGGCCAAGTTTGGCGACCAGCTTCCATTCCTGTTCAAGGTGCTCTCCGTCAACAAGTCGCTTTCCATTCAGGCTCACCCCAACAAG gcACATGCTGAGCAGTTACATGCAGAGAGGCCAGACAAGTACCCAGACCCCAACCACAAACCAGAGATGGCCCTCGCTCTGACGCCCTTCGAGGGTATGAATGGCTTCAGACCGGTCAAGCAGATTGATGCCTTTCTGGACA CTGTGCCAGAACTGAGAGCTGTTGTCGGTGAAGAGGCCGCGTCGGAATTGAAGGCCGCCCTCATAGCCAGCGGGGGTGAAGGGAAGACCGAGGAATGCCGCACTGCCCTCAGGAAATGTTTCTCTGCCATTATGACAAGGGACGTCAGCGAGATGACGGCCCAACTAGACACGCTCATCAAACGACTTCAGGCTGAGG AGGCAGCTGGTAAGGATCTGACCCAGAACAACGGAGCTCTAGTGCTGCGGCTCCAGGGGCAGTTCCCTGGTGATGTTGGCTGCTTCGTATCCTACCTCTTCAACCATGTGGTCCTGGAACCAGGCCAGGCCATGTTTCTTGGGCCCAATGAGCCTCATGCATACCTGTCGGGAA ATTGTATGGAGTGTATGGCGTGCTCGGACAATGTGGTCAGGGCAGGCTTGACTCCTAAGTTCAAGGACATTCCCACCCTGTGTGACATGCTGACTTACCTCCCGTCCACCCCGCCAGAGAGGGTATTCCCCAGCAAGACTGACCCCTCAGACCCCACCCTCACCATTTACGACCCTCCCGTGCCGGACTTTGCGGTGGCAAGGATAAAG GTGCCAGCAGAGCAGACCAGTTACACTTTGAGAGTGGAGGATAGCGCGagcatcgtcatcgtcatcgaGGGAGACGGAGCGGTGATGCACCCCTCCCTGGGAGATGGACAGAGCCTGCCGGTCTGCAAGGGGTCAGTACTCTTCCTCTCGGCCAATCAGACGCTGTCGTTTACTCTGCAGTCCGGCCTGCTGGCTTTCAGGGCGTTCTGTCCACTGGACTGA